From the Oncorhynchus nerka isolate Pitt River linkage group LG20, Oner_Uvic_2.0, whole genome shotgun sequence genome, one window contains:
- the LOC115101832 gene encoding lactosylceramide 1,3-N-acetyl-beta-D-glucosaminyltransferase A-like: protein MFVNLRRIRKCQCLQLMTTCLVLSVVIVCWDGSVVSHVKAYSYRYLVNRYTFINKSFTIPRQEAHMFSNHRYLLNHPYKCSGEKNVLLLLLVKSSPENIERRRAIRSTWGNETYIHQTLGVTVKVVFVLGLPKQQEAAHTQRSRGGTQDNLVREDRLNGDLVQQDFVDSFHNLTLKLLLQFRWAHAYCPHARFLMTSDDDIFVHMPNLVRYLQDIDRKGVTDFWIGRVHRGAPPIRRKESKYYVPYEMYPWLAYPDYTAGAGYVVSRDVANKIYQASLTLNASLYIDDVFMGICANAMGVLPQEHVYFSGEGKAPYHLCIYDKMMTSHGHVADIYELWKAATNPEVKRVTSGLFGRLYCTAVKLTLLCRPYFLNSYPCKAALL, encoded by the coding sequence ATGTTTGTGAATCTTCGGCGAATCCGCAAGTGCCAGTGCTTGCAGCTAATGACCACGTGCCTGGTGCTGTCGGTGGTGATTGTGTGCTGGGATGGCAGCGTGGTGAGCCACGTCAAGGCCTACTCCTACCGCTACCTGGTCAACCGTTACACCTTCATCAACAAGAGCTTCACCATCCCGCGTCAGGAGGCCCACATGTTCAGCAACCACCGCTACCTGCTCAACCACCCGTATAAGTGCTCAGGAGAGAAGAAtgttttactgctgctgctagtcAAGTCCTCCCCAGAGAACATTGAGAGACGGCGAGCCATACGGTCGACGTGGGGCAACGAGACCTACATCCACCAGACCCTGGGGGTGACGGTGAAGGTGGTGTTTGTGCTGGGCCTCCCCAAGCAGCAGGAAGCTGCCCATACTCAGAGGAGCCGAGGGGGCACCCAGGACAACCTTGTCCGTGAAGACCGCTTGAATGGCGACTTGGTCCAGCAGGACTTTGTGGACTCGTTCCACAACCTAACCCTCAAGCTTCTGCTACAGTTTCGGTGGGCGCACGCCTACTGCCCGCACGCCCGCTTCCTCATGACGTCTGATGATGACATTTTCGTGCACATGCCAAACCTGGTGCGCTACCTTCAGGACATAGACAGGAAGGGCGTTACAGACTTCTGGATCGGTCGCGTGCACAGAGGCGCGCCACCCATCCGCCGGAAGGAAAGCAAGTACTATGTCCCATACGAGATGTACCCGTGGTTGGCATACCCGGACTACACGGCAGGGGCGGGTTACGTTGTCTCTAGAGACGTGGCGAACAAAATCTACCAGGCTTCGTTGACCCTCAACGCCTCGCTGTACATCGACGATGTCTTCATGGGCATCTGTGCCAACGCCATGGGCGTGTTGCCGCAGGAGCATGTGTACTTCTCAGGTGAGGGCAAGGCGCCCTACCACCTGTGCATCTACGACAAGATGATGACGTCGCACGGCCACGTGGCCGACATATACGAACTCTGGAAAGCCGCCACGAATCCGGAGGTCAAACGGGTCACGTCAGGACTCTTTGGGAGGTTGTATTGCACAGCTGTGAAACTCACCCTTCTCTGTAGACCTTATTTCTTAAACAGCTACCCCTGCAAGGCAGCCTTGTTGTAG